A genomic segment from Neodiprion lecontei isolate iyNeoLeco1 chromosome 1, iyNeoLeco1.1, whole genome shotgun sequence encodes:
- the LOC107224868 gene encoding septin-7 isoform X6, giving the protein MLTTPAAAAATRRRLSPSMLAKYDSAGRNRGDSSEQIQTKRELFFKAESGSLPSSPSVPPPQPPTAAATGTTLTSSVPPSVAPPSAPTKARLPQTSVTLNQNDSEDSNKRESANNRSADSKDSRSAPTTKPKELDGYVGFANLPNQVYRKAVKKGFDFTLMVVGESGLGKSTLINSMFLADIYSSEYPGPSLRVKKTVAVETSKVLLKENGVNLTLTVVDTPGFGDAVDNSNCWVPVIEYIESKYEEFLNAESRVTRKQIADSRVHCCLYFVAPSGHGLKPLDVEFMQRLHDKVNIIPVIAKADTMTPDECAHFKKQILNEIAQHKIKIYEFPEDEEEEESKLHKVLRDRVPFAVVGANTVVEQDGKKVRGRKYPWGVAEVENLEHCDFIALRNMVIRTHLQDLKDVTNNVHYENFRCRTLAGLGVDGKPTRISNNLCPQGVMNSFMTVWNPLAQMEEEKREHDNKMKKMETEMEQVFEMKVREKKQKLKDSETDLQRRHEQMRRSLEQQVRELEEKRRAFESEKLGWEQQTGHSIEELRRRSLEANSKDYFWFLKRTGSVSSEGSGGGGGTLRGSRGIGSLLRRHTSFKSPQESPTQNHLVIQHPEHP; this is encoded by the exons ATGTTGACTACGcccgctgctgccgctgcgACAAGACGTCGTTTGAGTCCTTCGATGCTCGCTAAATACGACAGTGCGGGCCGGAATCGTGGAGATTCGTCTGAACAG ATCCAGACGAAGCGCGAGCTCTTCTTCAAAGCTGAGAGCGGCAGTCTCCCGTCTTCTCCGTCGGTGCCGCCGCCTCAACCTCCGACCGCCGCGGCGACCGGAACGACGTTGACGTCGAGTGTACCTCCAAGCGTAGCGCCTCCTTCAGCACCCACGAAAGCAAGGTTGCCGCAAACCAGCGTCACTCTCAACCAGAATGACTCCGAGGACAGCAACAAACGCGAGTCAGCGAACAACAGGTCGGCCGACAGCAAGGACTCGAGGTCCGCGCCGACGACTAAACCCAAGGAACTCGACGGTTACGTAGGATTCGCCAATCTTCCAAATCAAGTATACCGGAAAGCCGTGAAGAAAGGATTTGACTTCACGCTTATGGTTGTCG GTGAATCTGGTCTTGGGAAATCGACTCTCATAAACTCCATGTTCTTGGCTGATATATACAGCTCTGAGTACCCTGGTCCGAGTCTTCGAGTGAAGAAAACTGTCGCTGTTGAAACGAGCAAAGTTCTTCTCAAAGAAAATGGAGTAAACTTAACCCTGACCGTAGTGGATACACCAGGATTTGGTGATGCCGTTGACAATAGTAATTG cTGGGTACCTGTCATTGAATACATTGAGTCCAAGTATGAAGAGTTTTTAAACGCGGAATCTCGCGTGACAAGAAAACAGATTGCAGATAGTCGAGTTCACTGCTGTCTCTACTTTGTGGCTCCATCCGGTCATGGATTAAAACCGCTGGATGTAGAATTCATGCAACGCTTACACGACAAAGTTAACATTATTCCAGTTATCGCCAAAGCAGATACAATGACACCAGATGAATGCGCACATTTTAAAAAACAA ATATTGAACGAGATCGCTCAGcacaaaattaaaatctacGAATTCCCAGAAGatgaggaggaagaagaaagtaAATTACACAAAGTATTAAGGGATAGGGTACCGTTTGCTGTTGTTGGAGCAAATACCGTCGTCGAACaagacggtaaaaaagttcgaGGACGGAAGTATCCTTGGGGTGTTGCCGAAG TTGAGAACCTTGAACACTGTGACTTCATAGCGTTGCGAAATATGGTTATTCGAACGCATCTTCAGGACCTCAAAGATGTGACAAATAACGTTCACTATGAGAACTTTAGATGTCGAACCCTGGCTGGTCTTGGTGTTGATGGCAAACCGACGAGGATTTCAAACAA TTTGTGCCCACAAGGAGTGATGAACAGTTTCATGACGGTGTG GAATCCTCTTGCTCAAATGGAAGAGGAAAAGCGAGAACATGACaacaagatgaaaaaaatggaaactgAAATGGAACAGGTATTCGAGATGAAGGTCcgtgaaaagaaacaaaagctCAAGGATTCTGAGACTGAT CTACAGCGGCGGCACGAGCAAATGCGGCGTTCATTAGAGCAGCAAGTGCGcgaacttgaagaaaaaagacgaGCATTTGAGTCCGAAAAATTAGGCTGGGAGCAACAGACTGGACATAGCATCGAAGAGCTTCGCAGACGCAGTTTAGAGGCTAACTCCAAAGA TTATTTTTGGTTCCTCAAAAG GACGGGATCTGTATCTTCGGAAGGGTCTGGAGGCGGAGGGGGTACATTGCGAGGCTCCCGAGGAATAGGAAGTCTTCTACGCCGTCACACCAGTTTCAAATCACCTCAAGAGAGCCCTACACAGAACCACCTTGTCATACAGCATCCCGAACATCCCTGA
- the LOC107224868 gene encoding septin-7 isoform X7: MNSMETSTVVILPQTPPIQTKRELFFKAESGSLPSSPSVPPPQPPTAAATGTTLTSSVPPSVAPPSAPTKARLPQTSVTLNQNDSEDSNKRESANNRSADSKDSRSAPTTKPKELDGYVGFANLPNQVYRKAVKKGFDFTLMVVGESGLGKSTLINSMFLADIYSSEYPGPSLRVKKTVAVETSKVLLKENGVNLTLTVVDTPGFGDAVDNSNCWVPVIEYIESKYEEFLNAESRVTRKQIADSRVHCCLYFVAPSGHGLKPLDVEFMQRLHDKVNIIPVIAKADTMTPDECAHFKKQILNEIAQHKIKIYEFPEDEEEEESKLHKVLRDRVPFAVVGANTVVEQDGKKVRGRKYPWGVAEVENLEHCDFIALRNMVIRTHLQDLKDVTNNVHYENFRCRTLAGLGVDGKPTRISNNLCPQGVMNSFMTVWNPLAQMEEEKREHDNKMKKMETEMEQVFEMKVREKKQKLKDSETDLQRRHEQMRRSLEQQVRELEEKRRAFESEKLGWEQQTGHSIEELRRRSLEANSKDYFWFLKRTGSVSSEGSGGGGGTLRGSRGIGSLLRRHTSFKSPQESPTQNHLVIQHPEHP, from the exons ATgaa CAGCATGGAAACCTCCACCGTTGTGATCTTGCCTCAAACCCCTC CG ATCCAGACGAAGCGCGAGCTCTTCTTCAAAGCTGAGAGCGGCAGTCTCCCGTCTTCTCCGTCGGTGCCGCCGCCTCAACCTCCGACCGCCGCGGCGACCGGAACGACGTTGACGTCGAGTGTACCTCCAAGCGTAGCGCCTCCTTCAGCACCCACGAAAGCAAGGTTGCCGCAAACCAGCGTCACTCTCAACCAGAATGACTCCGAGGACAGCAACAAACGCGAGTCAGCGAACAACAGGTCGGCCGACAGCAAGGACTCGAGGTCCGCGCCGACGACTAAACCCAAGGAACTCGACGGTTACGTAGGATTCGCCAATCTTCCAAATCAAGTATACCGGAAAGCCGTGAAGAAAGGATTTGACTTCACGCTTATGGTTGTCG GTGAATCTGGTCTTGGGAAATCGACTCTCATAAACTCCATGTTCTTGGCTGATATATACAGCTCTGAGTACCCTGGTCCGAGTCTTCGAGTGAAGAAAACTGTCGCTGTTGAAACGAGCAAAGTTCTTCTCAAAGAAAATGGAGTAAACTTAACCCTGACCGTAGTGGATACACCAGGATTTGGTGATGCCGTTGACAATAGTAATTG cTGGGTACCTGTCATTGAATACATTGAGTCCAAGTATGAAGAGTTTTTAAACGCGGAATCTCGCGTGACAAGAAAACAGATTGCAGATAGTCGAGTTCACTGCTGTCTCTACTTTGTGGCTCCATCCGGTCATGGATTAAAACCGCTGGATGTAGAATTCATGCAACGCTTACACGACAAAGTTAACATTATTCCAGTTATCGCCAAAGCAGATACAATGACACCAGATGAATGCGCACATTTTAAAAAACAA ATATTGAACGAGATCGCTCAGcacaaaattaaaatctacGAATTCCCAGAAGatgaggaggaagaagaaagtaAATTACACAAAGTATTAAGGGATAGGGTACCGTTTGCTGTTGTTGGAGCAAATACCGTCGTCGAACaagacggtaaaaaagttcgaGGACGGAAGTATCCTTGGGGTGTTGCCGAAG TTGAGAACCTTGAACACTGTGACTTCATAGCGTTGCGAAATATGGTTATTCGAACGCATCTTCAGGACCTCAAAGATGTGACAAATAACGTTCACTATGAGAACTTTAGATGTCGAACCCTGGCTGGTCTTGGTGTTGATGGCAAACCGACGAGGATTTCAAACAA TTTGTGCCCACAAGGAGTGATGAACAGTTTCATGACGGTGTG GAATCCTCTTGCTCAAATGGAAGAGGAAAAGCGAGAACATGACaacaagatgaaaaaaatggaaactgAAATGGAACAGGTATTCGAGATGAAGGTCcgtgaaaagaaacaaaagctCAAGGATTCTGAGACTGAT CTACAGCGGCGGCACGAGCAAATGCGGCGTTCATTAGAGCAGCAAGTGCGcgaacttgaagaaaaaagacgaGCATTTGAGTCCGAAAAATTAGGCTGGGAGCAACAGACTGGACATAGCATCGAAGAGCTTCGCAGACGCAGTTTAGAGGCTAACTCCAAAGA TTATTTTTGGTTCCTCAAAAG GACGGGATCTGTATCTTCGGAAGGGTCTGGAGGCGGAGGGGGTACATTGCGAGGCTCCCGAGGAATAGGAAGTCTTCTACGCCGTCACACCAGTTTCAAATCACCTCAAGAGAGCCCTACACAGAACCACCTTGTCATACAGCATCCCGAACATCCCTGA
- the LOC107224868 gene encoding septin-7 isoform X8 — MNMETSTVVILPQTPPIQTKRELFFKAESGSLPSSPSVPPPQPPTAAATGTTLTSSVPPSVAPPSAPTKARLPQTSVTLNQNDSEDSNKRESANNRSADSKDSRSAPTTKPKELDGYVGFANLPNQVYRKAVKKGFDFTLMVVGESGLGKSTLINSMFLADIYSSEYPGPSLRVKKTVAVETSKVLLKENGVNLTLTVVDTPGFGDAVDNSNCWVPVIEYIESKYEEFLNAESRVTRKQIADSRVHCCLYFVAPSGHGLKPLDVEFMQRLHDKVNIIPVIAKADTMTPDECAHFKKQILNEIAQHKIKIYEFPEDEEEEESKLHKVLRDRVPFAVVGANTVVEQDGKKVRGRKYPWGVAEVENLEHCDFIALRNMVIRTHLQDLKDVTNNVHYENFRCRTLAGLGVDGKPTRISNNLCPQGVMNSFMTVWNPLAQMEEEKREHDNKMKKMETEMEQVFEMKVREKKQKLKDSETDLQRRHEQMRRSLEQQVRELEEKRRAFESEKLGWEQQTGHSIEELRRRSLEANSKDYFWFLKRTGSVSSEGSGGGGGTLRGSRGIGSLLRRHTSFKSPQESPTQNHLVIQHPEHP, encoded by the exons ATgaa CATGGAAACCTCCACCGTTGTGATCTTGCCTCAAACCCCTC CG ATCCAGACGAAGCGCGAGCTCTTCTTCAAAGCTGAGAGCGGCAGTCTCCCGTCTTCTCCGTCGGTGCCGCCGCCTCAACCTCCGACCGCCGCGGCGACCGGAACGACGTTGACGTCGAGTGTACCTCCAAGCGTAGCGCCTCCTTCAGCACCCACGAAAGCAAGGTTGCCGCAAACCAGCGTCACTCTCAACCAGAATGACTCCGAGGACAGCAACAAACGCGAGTCAGCGAACAACAGGTCGGCCGACAGCAAGGACTCGAGGTCCGCGCCGACGACTAAACCCAAGGAACTCGACGGTTACGTAGGATTCGCCAATCTTCCAAATCAAGTATACCGGAAAGCCGTGAAGAAAGGATTTGACTTCACGCTTATGGTTGTCG GTGAATCTGGTCTTGGGAAATCGACTCTCATAAACTCCATGTTCTTGGCTGATATATACAGCTCTGAGTACCCTGGTCCGAGTCTTCGAGTGAAGAAAACTGTCGCTGTTGAAACGAGCAAAGTTCTTCTCAAAGAAAATGGAGTAAACTTAACCCTGACCGTAGTGGATACACCAGGATTTGGTGATGCCGTTGACAATAGTAATTG cTGGGTACCTGTCATTGAATACATTGAGTCCAAGTATGAAGAGTTTTTAAACGCGGAATCTCGCGTGACAAGAAAACAGATTGCAGATAGTCGAGTTCACTGCTGTCTCTACTTTGTGGCTCCATCCGGTCATGGATTAAAACCGCTGGATGTAGAATTCATGCAACGCTTACACGACAAAGTTAACATTATTCCAGTTATCGCCAAAGCAGATACAATGACACCAGATGAATGCGCACATTTTAAAAAACAA ATATTGAACGAGATCGCTCAGcacaaaattaaaatctacGAATTCCCAGAAGatgaggaggaagaagaaagtaAATTACACAAAGTATTAAGGGATAGGGTACCGTTTGCTGTTGTTGGAGCAAATACCGTCGTCGAACaagacggtaaaaaagttcgaGGACGGAAGTATCCTTGGGGTGTTGCCGAAG TTGAGAACCTTGAACACTGTGACTTCATAGCGTTGCGAAATATGGTTATTCGAACGCATCTTCAGGACCTCAAAGATGTGACAAATAACGTTCACTATGAGAACTTTAGATGTCGAACCCTGGCTGGTCTTGGTGTTGATGGCAAACCGACGAGGATTTCAAACAA TTTGTGCCCACAAGGAGTGATGAACAGTTTCATGACGGTGTG GAATCCTCTTGCTCAAATGGAAGAGGAAAAGCGAGAACATGACaacaagatgaaaaaaatggaaactgAAATGGAACAGGTATTCGAGATGAAGGTCcgtgaaaagaaacaaaagctCAAGGATTCTGAGACTGAT CTACAGCGGCGGCACGAGCAAATGCGGCGTTCATTAGAGCAGCAAGTGCGcgaacttgaagaaaaaagacgaGCATTTGAGTCCGAAAAATTAGGCTGGGAGCAACAGACTGGACATAGCATCGAAGAGCTTCGCAGACGCAGTTTAGAGGCTAACTCCAAAGA TTATTTTTGGTTCCTCAAAAG GACGGGATCTGTATCTTCGGAAGGGTCTGGAGGCGGAGGGGGTACATTGCGAGGCTCCCGAGGAATAGGAAGTCTTCTACGCCGTCACACCAGTTTCAAATCACCTCAAGAGAGCCCTACACAGAACCACCTTGTCATACAGCATCCCGAACATCCCTGA
- the LOC107224868 gene encoding septin-7 isoform X2 produces MSVENQNGTATAVPLQTNGIKSSITSISTTSSSVVSVGGRTIPNNSSYLYSTSSVLNREKTRQAPPTLPKYTSSFNAGTNGNAERLARERESGGSYRLASLDRLALRQRILEGEGKPNGDAASTIQTKRELFFKAESGSLPSSPSVPPPQPPTAAATGTTLTSSVPPSVAPPSAPTKARLPQTSVTLNQNDSEDSNKRESANNRSADSKDSRSAPTTKPKELDGYVGFANLPNQVYRKAVKKGFDFTLMVVGESGLGKSTLINSMFLADIYSSEYPGPSLRVKKTVAVETSKVLLKENGVNLTLTVVDTPGFGDAVDNSNCWVPVIEYIESKYEEFLNAESRVTRKQIADSRVHCCLYFVAPSGHGLKPLDVEFMQRLHDKVNIIPVIAKADTMTPDECAHFKKQILNEIAQHKIKIYEFPEDEEEEESKLHKVLRDRVPFAVVGANTVVEQDGKKVRGRKYPWGVAEVENLEHCDFIALRNMVIRTHLQDLKDVTNNVHYENFRCRTLAGLGVDGKPTRISNNLCPQGVMNSFMTVWNPLAQMEEEKREHDNKMKKMETEMEQVFEMKVREKKQKLKDSETDLQRRHEQMRRSLEQQVRELEEKRRAFESEKLGWEQQTGHSIEELRRRSLEANSKETGSVSSEGSGGGGGTLRGSRGIGSLLRRHTSFKSPQESPTQNHLVIQHPEHP; encoded by the exons atgtCGGTGGAGAACCAAAACGGCACCGCGACTGCCGTCCCATTGCAAACGAATGGGATAAAATCTTCGATAACTAGCATATCGACTACCTCGTCGTCGGTCGTCTCGGTTGGCGGCCGGACGATACCAAACAACTCGTCCTACCTTTACAGCACGAGCTCGGTACTGAATCGCGAAAAAACTCGTCAAGCACCGCCCACCTTGCCAAAGTACACGTCGAGCTTCAATGCCGGGACTAACGGCAATGCCGAAAGACTCGCCAGGGAACGAGAGTCCGGCGGCAGTTACCGACTCGCCAGTTTGGACAGACTGGCCCTCAGACAAAGGATATTGGAGGGCGAGGGGAAACCGAACGGCGACGCCGCATCGACG ATCCAGACGAAGCGCGAGCTCTTCTTCAAAGCTGAGAGCGGCAGTCTCCCGTCTTCTCCGTCGGTGCCGCCGCCTCAACCTCCGACCGCCGCGGCGACCGGAACGACGTTGACGTCGAGTGTACCTCCAAGCGTAGCGCCTCCTTCAGCACCCACGAAAGCAAGGTTGCCGCAAACCAGCGTCACTCTCAACCAGAATGACTCCGAGGACAGCAACAAACGCGAGTCAGCGAACAACAGGTCGGCCGACAGCAAGGACTCGAGGTCCGCGCCGACGACTAAACCCAAGGAACTCGACGGTTACGTAGGATTCGCCAATCTTCCAAATCAAGTATACCGGAAAGCCGTGAAGAAAGGATTTGACTTCACGCTTATGGTTGTCG GTGAATCTGGTCTTGGGAAATCGACTCTCATAAACTCCATGTTCTTGGCTGATATATACAGCTCTGAGTACCCTGGTCCGAGTCTTCGAGTGAAGAAAACTGTCGCTGTTGAAACGAGCAAAGTTCTTCTCAAAGAAAATGGAGTAAACTTAACCCTGACCGTAGTGGATACACCAGGATTTGGTGATGCCGTTGACAATAGTAATTG cTGGGTACCTGTCATTGAATACATTGAGTCCAAGTATGAAGAGTTTTTAAACGCGGAATCTCGCGTGACAAGAAAACAGATTGCAGATAGTCGAGTTCACTGCTGTCTCTACTTTGTGGCTCCATCCGGTCATGGATTAAAACCGCTGGATGTAGAATTCATGCAACGCTTACACGACAAAGTTAACATTATTCCAGTTATCGCCAAAGCAGATACAATGACACCAGATGAATGCGCACATTTTAAAAAACAA ATATTGAACGAGATCGCTCAGcacaaaattaaaatctacGAATTCCCAGAAGatgaggaggaagaagaaagtaAATTACACAAAGTATTAAGGGATAGGGTACCGTTTGCTGTTGTTGGAGCAAATACCGTCGTCGAACaagacggtaaaaaagttcgaGGACGGAAGTATCCTTGGGGTGTTGCCGAAG TTGAGAACCTTGAACACTGTGACTTCATAGCGTTGCGAAATATGGTTATTCGAACGCATCTTCAGGACCTCAAAGATGTGACAAATAACGTTCACTATGAGAACTTTAGATGTCGAACCCTGGCTGGTCTTGGTGTTGATGGCAAACCGACGAGGATTTCAAACAA TTTGTGCCCACAAGGAGTGATGAACAGTTTCATGACGGTGTG GAATCCTCTTGCTCAAATGGAAGAGGAAAAGCGAGAACATGACaacaagatgaaaaaaatggaaactgAAATGGAACAGGTATTCGAGATGAAGGTCcgtgaaaagaaacaaaagctCAAGGATTCTGAGACTGAT CTACAGCGGCGGCACGAGCAAATGCGGCGTTCATTAGAGCAGCAAGTGCGcgaacttgaagaaaaaagacgaGCATTTGAGTCCGAAAAATTAGGCTGGGAGCAACAGACTGGACATAGCATCGAAGAGCTTCGCAGACGCAGTTTAGAGGCTAACTCCAAAGA GACGGGATCTGTATCTTCGGAAGGGTCTGGAGGCGGAGGGGGTACATTGCGAGGCTCCCGAGGAATAGGAAGTCTTCTACGCCGTCACACCAGTTTCAAATCACCTCAAGAGAGCCCTACACAGAACCACCTTGTCATACAGCATCCCGAACATCCCTGA
- the LOC107224868 gene encoding septin-7 isoform X4, translating to MSVENQNGTATAVPLQTNGIKSSITSISTTSSSVVSVGGRTIPNNSSYLYSTSSVLNREKTRQAPPTLPKYTSSFNAGTNGNAERLARERESGGSYRLASLDRLALRQRILEGEGKPNGDAASTIQTKRELFFKAESGSLPSSPSVPPPQPPTAAATGTTLTSSVPPSVAPPSAPTKARLPQTSVTLNQNDSEDSNKRESANNRSADSKDSRSAPTTKPKELDGYVGFANLPNQVYRKAVKKGFDFTLMVVGESGLGKSTLINSMFLADIYSSEYPGPSLRVKKTVAVETSKVLLKENGVNLTLTVVDTPGFGDAVDNSNCWVPVIEYIESKYEEFLNAESRVTRKQIADSRVHCCLYFVAPSGHGLKPLDVEFMQRLHDKVNIIPVIAKADTMTPDECAHFKKQILNEIAQHKIKIYEFPEDEEEEESKLHKVLRDRVPFAVVGANTVVEQDGKKVRGRKYPWGVAEVENLEHCDFIALRNMVIRTHLQDLKDVTNNVHYENFRCRTLAGLGVDGKPTRISNNLCPQGVMNSFMTVWNPLAQMEEEKREHDNKMKKMETEMEQVFEMKVREKKQKLKDSETDLQRRHEQMRRSLEQQVRELEEKRRAFESEKLGWEQQTGHSIEELRRRSLEANSKEAVDGKDKKNKKKGLF from the exons atgtCGGTGGAGAACCAAAACGGCACCGCGACTGCCGTCCCATTGCAAACGAATGGGATAAAATCTTCGATAACTAGCATATCGACTACCTCGTCGTCGGTCGTCTCGGTTGGCGGCCGGACGATACCAAACAACTCGTCCTACCTTTACAGCACGAGCTCGGTACTGAATCGCGAAAAAACTCGTCAAGCACCGCCCACCTTGCCAAAGTACACGTCGAGCTTCAATGCCGGGACTAACGGCAATGCCGAAAGACTCGCCAGGGAACGAGAGTCCGGCGGCAGTTACCGACTCGCCAGTTTGGACAGACTGGCCCTCAGACAAAGGATATTGGAGGGCGAGGGGAAACCGAACGGCGACGCCGCATCGACG ATCCAGACGAAGCGCGAGCTCTTCTTCAAAGCTGAGAGCGGCAGTCTCCCGTCTTCTCCGTCGGTGCCGCCGCCTCAACCTCCGACCGCCGCGGCGACCGGAACGACGTTGACGTCGAGTGTACCTCCAAGCGTAGCGCCTCCTTCAGCACCCACGAAAGCAAGGTTGCCGCAAACCAGCGTCACTCTCAACCAGAATGACTCCGAGGACAGCAACAAACGCGAGTCAGCGAACAACAGGTCGGCCGACAGCAAGGACTCGAGGTCCGCGCCGACGACTAAACCCAAGGAACTCGACGGTTACGTAGGATTCGCCAATCTTCCAAATCAAGTATACCGGAAAGCCGTGAAGAAAGGATTTGACTTCACGCTTATGGTTGTCG GTGAATCTGGTCTTGGGAAATCGACTCTCATAAACTCCATGTTCTTGGCTGATATATACAGCTCTGAGTACCCTGGTCCGAGTCTTCGAGTGAAGAAAACTGTCGCTGTTGAAACGAGCAAAGTTCTTCTCAAAGAAAATGGAGTAAACTTAACCCTGACCGTAGTGGATACACCAGGATTTGGTGATGCCGTTGACAATAGTAATTG cTGGGTACCTGTCATTGAATACATTGAGTCCAAGTATGAAGAGTTTTTAAACGCGGAATCTCGCGTGACAAGAAAACAGATTGCAGATAGTCGAGTTCACTGCTGTCTCTACTTTGTGGCTCCATCCGGTCATGGATTAAAACCGCTGGATGTAGAATTCATGCAACGCTTACACGACAAAGTTAACATTATTCCAGTTATCGCCAAAGCAGATACAATGACACCAGATGAATGCGCACATTTTAAAAAACAA ATATTGAACGAGATCGCTCAGcacaaaattaaaatctacGAATTCCCAGAAGatgaggaggaagaagaaagtaAATTACACAAAGTATTAAGGGATAGGGTACCGTTTGCTGTTGTTGGAGCAAATACCGTCGTCGAACaagacggtaaaaaagttcgaGGACGGAAGTATCCTTGGGGTGTTGCCGAAG TTGAGAACCTTGAACACTGTGACTTCATAGCGTTGCGAAATATGGTTATTCGAACGCATCTTCAGGACCTCAAAGATGTGACAAATAACGTTCACTATGAGAACTTTAGATGTCGAACCCTGGCTGGTCTTGGTGTTGATGGCAAACCGACGAGGATTTCAAACAA TTTGTGCCCACAAGGAGTGATGAACAGTTTCATGACGGTGTG GAATCCTCTTGCTCAAATGGAAGAGGAAAAGCGAGAACATGACaacaagatgaaaaaaatggaaactgAAATGGAACAGGTATTCGAGATGAAGGTCcgtgaaaagaaacaaaagctCAAGGATTCTGAGACTGAT CTACAGCGGCGGCACGAGCAAATGCGGCGTTCATTAGAGCAGCAAGTGCGcgaacttgaagaaaaaagacgaGCATTTGAGTCCGAAAAATTAGGCTGGGAGCAACAGACTGGACATAGCATCGAAGAGCTTCGCAGACGCAGTTTAGAGGCTAACTCCAAAGA GGCCGTCGACGGCAAGGacaaaaagaataagaagaaaggCCTCTTCTAA